Proteins encoded within one genomic window of Anopheles gambiae chromosome 3, idAnoGambNW_F1_1, whole genome shotgun sequence:
- the LOC1279955 gene encoding ITG-like peptide isoform X1, whose translation MKSPALWMAIGAILLLGGSVNAWGGLFNRFSPEMLANMGYGSHGGSYRPQSFLQNEILDEEQQSPRYEPDPCYPRACSANEYCCPGFICVAVDDVSPISVRGMCMPLYGRKYGELCRHDSDCESGLVCDISALSGASVCRPPTIVAKQYGEDCITSSDCDITRGLCCQVQRRHRQVPRKVCSYFKDPLLCVGTVAADQVKHQIEHTAGEKRIIYNKH comes from the exons ATGAAATCTCCTGCCCTGTGGATGGCCATCGGTGCGATTCTACTCCTTGGCGGAAGTGTGAACGCATGGGGTGGGCTGTTCAATAGGTTCTCACCGGAAATGCTAGCAAACATGGGCTACGGCAGTCATGGAGGATCCTACCGGCCACAATCGTTCCTACAG AACGAAATCCTGGACGAAGAGCAGCAAAGCCCACGCTACGAGCCGGATCCGTGCTATCCCCGGGCGTGCTCCGCCAACGAGTACTGCTGTCCCGGATTTATCTGTGTAGCCGTGGACGATG TTTCGCCAATTTCAGTCAGGGGAATGTGCATGCCACTGTACGGACGGAAGTATGGCGAGCTGTGCCGGCACGATTCGGACTGCGAGTCGGGGCTGGTGTGCGACATTTCCGCGCTGAGCGGTGCCAGCGTTTGCCGGCCGCCAACCATCGTGGCCAAGCAGTACGGCGAAGATTGCATCACGTCCAGTGACTGTGATATTACGCG CGGACTATGCTGTCAGGTGCAGAGAAGACATCGACAAGTGCCTCGTAAG GTATGCTCGTACTTCAAAGATCCTCTGCTCTGCGTTGGAACGGTTGCTGCCGATCAG GTAAAACACCAGATCGAGCATACTGCTGGTGAGAAGCGCATCATCTACAACAAGCACTAA
- the LOC1279954 gene encoding CDK-activating kinase assembly factor MAT1 → MDDQVCPRCKTTKYRNPSLKLMVNVCGHTLCESCVELLFLKGSGSCPECNVALRRSNFRVQLFEDSNVDKEVQIRKRILKDFNKKEDDFGSLDEYNDYLEMIEELVFNLCNNIDIINTNKRIEQYKRDNRDVIMKNKLKLSKDELELEQIVEYEKEQFDQRRKELAMIEAENRKQKTKNKEELIDSLMASYEDASAIVDKFTQKAEQSQIQLPKPVAPPPVAKHTHFSSGIATGFQGQHGFLAVPKLEEGPLYVYEPQGFETDGPAPPSLEEVINNGYIRHIRVENLAEKAGGFQTNISCLRAIQEALAGLYHEM, encoded by the exons ATGGATGATCAGGTCTGTCCGCGATGCAAAACCACCAAATACCGCAACCCGTCGCTCAAGCTGATGGTGAACGTGTGCGGCCACACGCTGTGCGAAAGCTGCGTCGAGCTGCTGTTTCTCAAAGGGTCCGGCTCCTGTCCGGAGTGCAATGTGGCCCTGCGCCGGAGCAACTTCCGCGTGCAGCTGTTCGAGGACTCGAACGTCGACAAGGAGGTGCAGATACGGAAACGCATCCTGAAGGATTTCAACAAAAAGGAGGACGACTTCGGCTCGCTGGACGAGTACAACGACTATCTGGAGATGATCGAGGAGCTGGTGTTTAATCTGTGCAacaacatcgacatcatcaACACGAACAAACGCATTGAGCAGTACAAGCGGGACAACCGGGACGTGATCATGAAGAACAAGCTGAAGCTGAGCAAGGACGAGCTGGAGCTGGAGCAGATCGTGGAGTACGAGAAGGAGCAGTTCGACCAGCGGCGGAAGGAGCTGGCGATGATTGAGGCGGAAAACCGGAAGCAGAAGACGAAAAACAAGGAAGAGCTGATCGATTCGCTGATGGCAAGCTACGAGGATGCGAGCGCGATCGTGGACAAGTTCACGCAGAAGGCGGAACAGTCCCAGATACAGCTGCCGAAACCGGTCGCACCGCCACCGGTCGCCAAGCATACACACTTCTCGTCCGGCATTGCGACCGGTTTCCAGGGTCAGCACGGTTTCCTGGCCGTGCCGAAGCTGGAGGAGGGCCCGCTGTACGTGTACGAACCGCAAGGCTTTGAAACGGATGGACCGGCGCCGCCCTCGCTGGAGGAGGTGATCAACAACGGCTACATCAGACACATACG AGTTGAAAATTTGGCAGAGAAAGCGGGAGGATTCCAAACGAACATTTCCTGCCTGCGAGCCATTCAGGAAGCGTTGGCCGGATTATATCACG aaaTGTAA
- the LOC1279955 gene encoding prohormone-3 isoform X2: MKSPALWMAIGAILLLGGSVNAWGGLFNRFSPEMLANMGYGSHGGSYRPQSFLQNEILDEEQQSPRYEPDPCYPRACSANEYCCPGFICVAVDDVRGMCMPLYGRKYGELCRHDSDCESGLVCDISALSGASVCRPPTIVAKQYGEDCITSSDCDITRGLCCQVQRRHRQVPRKVCSYFKDPLLCVGTVAADQVKHQIEHTAGEKRIIYNKH, translated from the exons ATGAAATCTCCTGCCCTGTGGATGGCCATCGGTGCGATTCTACTCCTTGGCGGAAGTGTGAACGCATGGGGTGGGCTGTTCAATAGGTTCTCACCGGAAATGCTAGCAAACATGGGCTACGGCAGTCATGGAGGATCCTACCGGCCACAATCGTTCCTACAG AACGAAATCCTGGACGAAGAGCAGCAAAGCCCACGCTACGAGCCGGATCCGTGCTATCCCCGGGCGTGCTCCGCCAACGAGTACTGCTGTCCCGGATTTATCTGTGTAGCCGTGGACGATG TCAGGGGAATGTGCATGCCACTGTACGGACGGAAGTATGGCGAGCTGTGCCGGCACGATTCGGACTGCGAGTCGGGGCTGGTGTGCGACATTTCCGCGCTGAGCGGTGCCAGCGTTTGCCGGCCGCCAACCATCGTGGCCAAGCAGTACGGCGAAGATTGCATCACGTCCAGTGACTGTGATATTACGCG CGGACTATGCTGTCAGGTGCAGAGAAGACATCGACAAGTGCCTCGTAAG GTATGCTCGTACTTCAAAGATCCTCTGCTCTGCGTTGGAACGGTTGCTGCCGATCAG GTAAAACACCAGATCGAGCATACTGCTGGTGAGAAGCGCATCATCTACAACAAGCACTAA